A region from the Benincasa hispida cultivar B227 chromosome 12, ASM972705v1, whole genome shotgun sequence genome encodes:
- the LOC120067871 gene encoding zinc finger protein ZAT9, giving the protein MESHKCKLCTRAFTNGRALGGHMKAHLTAAAALPFTPPKPPSSSSSSFAADDDDLQFPPEDKPTLYELRENPKKNFRFSDPVFNIVLQDRESETESKNPTRKRSKRWRKQPLTEAEPASSVSDASPEEDLALCLMMLSRDQWIKNQNQKRSFEELGSKIKVKKGIRRKKKCEKCKKQFRSYRALFSHEKICQLETEQEQEQEQEESLKNDGNRRIFKCPFCYKLFGSGQALGGHKRSHLVSSTNASVSLKLQISLIDLNLPAPLEEDDYSVVSEA; this is encoded by the coding sequence atgGAATCCCACAAATGCAAGCTCTGTACTAGAGCTTTCACCAATGGCAGAGCCTTAGGAGGCCATATGAAGGCCCATCTCACTGCCGCGGCGGCCCTGCCCTTCACACCGCCCAAGCCTCCGTCGTCCTCGTCCTCGTCCTTCGCTGCCGACGACGACGACCTCCAATTTCCGCCGGAAGACAAGCCAACGCTTTACGAGCTTAGAGAAAACCCGAAGAAAAACTTCAGATTCTCAGATCCTGTTTTCAACATTGTTCTTCAAgacagagagagcgagaccgaATCCAAAAACCCAACTCGAAAACGATCCAAACGGTGGCGAAAACAGCCCCTAACGGAAGCGGAACCCGCCAGCTCTGTTTCCGATGCCTCGCCGGAGGAAGACCTGGCTTTGTGCTTGATGATGCTGTCACGTGATCAATggatcaaaaatcaaaatcagaaGAGATCGTTTGAGGAATTGGGGTCGAAGATTAAAGTGAAGAAAGGAATTAGAAGGAAGAAAAAGTGTGAGAAATGTAAGAAACAGTTCCGATCTTATAGAGCTCTGTTTAGCCATGAAAAAATCTGCCAATTAGAAACAGAGcaagaacaagaacaagaacaagaagaaagtttaaaaaatgatgGAAATAGAAGAATCTTCAAATGCCCATTTTGTTATAAGCTTTTTGGGTCGGGTCAAGCACTTGGTGGGCATAAGAGATCTCATCTTGTGAGCTCTACTAATGCCTCTGTTTctttgaaacttcaaattagTCTCATAGATCTCAACTTACCAGCTCCTCTTGAAGAAGATGATTACAGTGTAGTTTCTgaagcttaa